A single window of Motacilla alba alba isolate MOTALB_02 chromosome 12, Motacilla_alba_V1.0_pri, whole genome shotgun sequence DNA harbors:
- the OGG1 gene encoding N-glycosylase/DNA lyase isoform X1, with amino-acid sequence MKLRHAPSACPSLWRWLPCPPAELRLDLVLSSGQSFRWWESSPGAWTGVLGGRVWTLRQDGDRLWYTVYGEEEEHEEERDGCPAKAAKLNAAETDRILRDYFQLDVGLSALYRAWGAADPLFRKVASDFPGVRVLRQDPVECLFSFICTSNNHISRITAMIERLCQAFGRRLCCLDSRPFHAFPSLSALTGADAEARLRALGFGYRAKFVSGSARAIAEGLGPEGLCQLRTAPYAEARRVLCALPGVGAKVADCVCLLSLDKAEAVPVDTHVWHIARQRYGVALGGKSLTPRAYQEIGDFFRELWGPRAGWAQAVLFCADLRKGQKPSGSQHQA; translated from the exons ATGAAGCTGCGGCATGCCCCTTCCGCCTGCCCGTCCCTATGGCGCTGGTTGCCGTGCCCGCCGGCCGAGCTGCGCCTGGACCTGGTGCTCTCCTCGGGACAGAGCTTCCG GTGGTGGGAGAGCAGCCCCGGGGCGTGGACGGGTGTGCTAGGGGGCCGCGTCTGGACACTACGGCAGGACGGGGATCGGCTCTGGTACACGGTGTAcggcgaggaggaggagcacGAGGAGGAGCGGGATGGGTGCCCCGCCAAAGCAGCGAAGCTGAACGCCGCAGAGACGGACCGGATCCTGCGTGACTACTTCCAGCTGGACGTGGGGCTCTCGGCCCTGTACCGTGCTTGGGGGGCGGCCGACCCCCTGTTCCGCAAGGTGGCCAGTGACTTCCCAG GGGTGCGGGTGCTGAGGCAGGACCCCGTGGAGTGCCTCTTCTCCTTCATCTGCACCTCCAACAACCACATTTCCCGCATCACTGCCATGATTGAGCGCCTCTGCCAGGCCTTCGGCCGCCGCCTCTGCTGCCTCGATTCCCGGCCCTTCCACGCCTTCCCATCCCTCTCGGCGCTCACAG GTGCTGATGCCGAGGCCCGGCTGCGGGCGCTGGGCTTTGGGTACCGGGCCAAGTTCGTCAGCGGGAGCGCGCGGGCCATCGCTGAGGGGCTCGGCCctgaggggctgtgccagctccgCACCGCGCCCTACGCCGAGGCCAGGAGGGTGCTGTGCGCCCTGCCTGGTGTAGGTGCCAAG gtgGCCGACTGTGTctgcctgctgtccctggaCAAGGCCGAGGCGGTGCCCGTGGACACCCACGTCTGGCACATCGCACGGCAGCGCTATGGCGTGGCGCTGGGTGGCAAGAGCCTCACCCCCCGGGCCTACCAGGAGATCg GCGACTTCTTCCGGGAGCTGTGGGGCCCTCGTGCCGGCTGGGCGCAGGCA GTCCTGTTCTGTGCCGATCTCCGCAAGGGCCAGAAGCCATCCGGCAGCCAGCATCAGGCCTGA
- the OGG1 gene encoding N-glycosylase/DNA lyase isoform X4: MKLRHAPSACPSLWRWLPCPPAELRLDLVLSSGQSFRWWESSPGAWTGVLGGRVWTLRQDGDRLWYTVYGEEEEHEEERDGCPAKAAKLNAAETDRILRDYFQLDVGLSALYRAWGAADPLFRKVASDFPGADAEARLRALGFGYRAKFVSGSARAIAEGLGPEGLCQLRTAPYAEARRVLCALPGVGAKVADCVCLLSLDKAEAVPVDTHVWHIARQRYGVALGGKSLTPRAYQEIGDFFRELWGPRAGWAQAVLFCADLRKGQKPSGSQHQA, encoded by the exons ATGAAGCTGCGGCATGCCCCTTCCGCCTGCCCGTCCCTATGGCGCTGGTTGCCGTGCCCGCCGGCCGAGCTGCGCCTGGACCTGGTGCTCTCCTCGGGACAGAGCTTCCG GTGGTGGGAGAGCAGCCCCGGGGCGTGGACGGGTGTGCTAGGGGGCCGCGTCTGGACACTACGGCAGGACGGGGATCGGCTCTGGTACACGGTGTAcggcgaggaggaggagcacGAGGAGGAGCGGGATGGGTGCCCCGCCAAAGCAGCGAAGCTGAACGCCGCAGAGACGGACCGGATCCTGCGTGACTACTTCCAGCTGGACGTGGGGCTCTCGGCCCTGTACCGTGCTTGGGGGGCGGCCGACCCCCTGTTCCGCAAGGTGGCCAGTGACTTCCCAG GTGCTGATGCCGAGGCCCGGCTGCGGGCGCTGGGCTTTGGGTACCGGGCCAAGTTCGTCAGCGGGAGCGCGCGGGCCATCGCTGAGGGGCTCGGCCctgaggggctgtgccagctccgCACCGCGCCCTACGCCGAGGCCAGGAGGGTGCTGTGCGCCCTGCCTGGTGTAGGTGCCAAG gtgGCCGACTGTGTctgcctgctgtccctggaCAAGGCCGAGGCGGTGCCCGTGGACACCCACGTCTGGCACATCGCACGGCAGCGCTATGGCGTGGCGCTGGGTGGCAAGAGCCTCACCCCCCGGGCCTACCAGGAGATCg GCGACTTCTTCCGGGAGCTGTGGGGCCCTCGTGCCGGCTGGGCGCAGGCA GTCCTGTTCTGTGCCGATCTCCGCAAGGGCCAGAAGCCATCCGGCAGCCAGCATCAGGCCTGA
- the OGG1 gene encoding N-glycosylase/DNA lyase isoform X2 produces MKLRHAPSACPSLWRWLPCPPAELRLDLVLSSGQSFRWWESSPGAWTGVLGGRVWTLRQDGDRLWYTVYGEEEEHEEERDGCPAKAAKLNAAETDRILRDYFQLDVGLSALYRAWGAADPLFRKVASDFPGVRVLRQDPVECLFSFICTSNNHISRITAMIERLCQAFGRRLCCLDSRPFHAFPSLSALTGADAEARLRALGFGYRAKFVSGSARAIAEGLGPEGLCQLRTAPYAEARRVLCALPGVGAKATSSGSCGALVPAGRRQSCSVPISARARSHPAASIRPERAEAGTAMGVGSSRDTPGGTET; encoded by the exons ATGAAGCTGCGGCATGCCCCTTCCGCCTGCCCGTCCCTATGGCGCTGGTTGCCGTGCCCGCCGGCCGAGCTGCGCCTGGACCTGGTGCTCTCCTCGGGACAGAGCTTCCG GTGGTGGGAGAGCAGCCCCGGGGCGTGGACGGGTGTGCTAGGGGGCCGCGTCTGGACACTACGGCAGGACGGGGATCGGCTCTGGTACACGGTGTAcggcgaggaggaggagcacGAGGAGGAGCGGGATGGGTGCCCCGCCAAAGCAGCGAAGCTGAACGCCGCAGAGACGGACCGGATCCTGCGTGACTACTTCCAGCTGGACGTGGGGCTCTCGGCCCTGTACCGTGCTTGGGGGGCGGCCGACCCCCTGTTCCGCAAGGTGGCCAGTGACTTCCCAG GGGTGCGGGTGCTGAGGCAGGACCCCGTGGAGTGCCTCTTCTCCTTCATCTGCACCTCCAACAACCACATTTCCCGCATCACTGCCATGATTGAGCGCCTCTGCCAGGCCTTCGGCCGCCGCCTCTGCTGCCTCGATTCCCGGCCCTTCCACGCCTTCCCATCCCTCTCGGCGCTCACAG GTGCTGATGCCGAGGCCCGGCTGCGGGCGCTGGGCTTTGGGTACCGGGCCAAGTTCGTCAGCGGGAGCGCGCGGGCCATCGCTGAGGGGCTCGGCCctgaggggctgtgccagctccgCACCGCGCCCTACGCCGAGGCCAGGAGGGTGCTGTGCGCCCTGCCTGGTGTAGGTGCCAAG GCGACTTCTTCCGGGAGCTGTGGGGCCCTCGTGCCGGCTGGGCGCAGGCA GTCCTGTTCTGTGCCGATCTCCGCAAGGGCCAGAAGCCATCCGGCAGCCAGCATCAGGCCTGAGAGAGCTGAGGCTGGGACAGCCATGGGGGTGGGCTCCTCTAGGGACACCCCAGGAGGAACAGAGACTTGA
- the OGG1 gene encoding N-glycosylase/DNA lyase isoform X3 — protein MALVAVPAGRAAPGPGALLGTELPDGDRLWYTVYGEEEEHEEERDGCPAKAAKLNAAETDRILRDYFQLDVGLSALYRAWGAADPLFRKVASDFPGVRVLRQDPVECLFSFICTSNNHISRITAMIERLCQAFGRRLCCLDSRPFHAFPSLSALTGADAEARLRALGFGYRAKFVSGSARAIAEGLGPEGLCQLRTAPYAEARRVLCALPGVGAKVADCVCLLSLDKAEAVPVDTHVWHIARQRYGVALGGKSLTPRAYQEIGDFFRELWGPRAGWAQAVLFCADLRKGQKPSGSQHQA, from the exons ATGGCGCTGGTTGCCGTGCCCGCCGGCCGAGCTGCGCCTGGACCTGGTGCTCTCCTCGGGACAGAGCTTCCG GACGGGGATCGGCTCTGGTACACGGTGTAcggcgaggaggaggagcacGAGGAGGAGCGGGATGGGTGCCCCGCCAAAGCAGCGAAGCTGAACGCCGCAGAGACGGACCGGATCCTGCGTGACTACTTCCAGCTGGACGTGGGGCTCTCGGCCCTGTACCGTGCTTGGGGGGCGGCCGACCCCCTGTTCCGCAAGGTGGCCAGTGACTTCCCAG GGGTGCGGGTGCTGAGGCAGGACCCCGTGGAGTGCCTCTTCTCCTTCATCTGCACCTCCAACAACCACATTTCCCGCATCACTGCCATGATTGAGCGCCTCTGCCAGGCCTTCGGCCGCCGCCTCTGCTGCCTCGATTCCCGGCCCTTCCACGCCTTCCCATCCCTCTCGGCGCTCACAG GTGCTGATGCCGAGGCCCGGCTGCGGGCGCTGGGCTTTGGGTACCGGGCCAAGTTCGTCAGCGGGAGCGCGCGGGCCATCGCTGAGGGGCTCGGCCctgaggggctgtgccagctccgCACCGCGCCCTACGCCGAGGCCAGGAGGGTGCTGTGCGCCCTGCCTGGTGTAGGTGCCAAG gtgGCCGACTGTGTctgcctgctgtccctggaCAAGGCCGAGGCGGTGCCCGTGGACACCCACGTCTGGCACATCGCACGGCAGCGCTATGGCGTGGCGCTGGGTGGCAAGAGCCTCACCCCCCGGGCCTACCAGGAGATCg GCGACTTCTTCCGGGAGCTGTGGGGCCCTCGTGCCGGCTGGGCGCAGGCA GTCCTGTTCTGTGCCGATCTCCGCAAGGGCCAGAAGCCATCCGGCAGCCAGCATCAGGCCTGA